A region from the Drosophila takahashii strain IR98-3 E-12201 chromosome 2L, DtakHiC1v2, whole genome shotgun sequence genome encodes:
- the RpL24 gene encoding large ribosomal subunit protein eL24, whose amino-acid sequence MKIGLCAFSGYKIYPGHGKTMVKVDGKSFTFLDKKCERSYLMKRNPRKVTWTVLYRRKHRKGIEEEASKKRTRRTQKFQRAIVGASLAEILAKRNMKPEVRKAQRDQAIKVAKEQKRATKAAKKAAAPAPAKKSAPKQKAQKVTQKAAPRVGGKR is encoded by the exons ATGAA AATTGGCTTGTGCGCATTCAGCGGGTACAAAATCTACCCCGGTCATGGCAAGACCATGGTTAAGGTCGATGGCAAG TCCTTCACCTTCCTGGACAAGAAGTGCGAGCGCTCCTACCTGATGAAGCGCAATCCCCGCAAGGTTACGTGGACCGTGCTGTACCGCCGCAAGCACCGTAAGGgaatcgaggaggaggccTCCAAGAAGCGCACCCGCCGCACCCAGAAGTTCCAGCGCGCCATCGTCGGCGCCTCGCTGGCCGAGATCCTCGCCAAGCGCAACATGAAGCCCGAGGTGAGGAAGGCGCAGCGCGACCAGGCCATCAAGGTGGCCAAGGAGCAGAAGCGCGCCACCAAGGCCGCCAAGAAGGCAGCCGCCCCCGCGCCCGCCAAGAAGTCCGCGCCCAAGCAGAAGGCCCAAAAGGTCACCCAGAAGGCCGCTCCCCGCGTCGGAGGCAAGCGGTAA
- the LOC108061071 gene encoding membrane-associated progesterone receptor component 1, producing MATSSKDMDQSTNWYSSIYNSIKQTPLNVTLAIISTIVFYKVVRLTRRCRRNRGNTEDKELDPIDLVKDTKLPALRKDFTVTELREYDGTREDGRILVAINFHIYDVSRSVHYYGRDGVYPNYAGRDISRNLINFSVDFSQSEAFDDLSDLSISQMNTLREWDQQYSEKYPLVGRLLSPGELAINYNDEEDVESEPEDQQVHE from the coding sequence ATGGCGACGAGTTCCAAGGATATGGACCAGAGCACAAACTGGTACTCTAgcatctacaactccattaaACAGACGCCCCTCAATGTTACCCTTGCGATTATATCGACCATCGTCTTCTACAAGGTCGTCAGACTTACCAGGAGGTGTCGTCGTAATCGTGGGAATACAGAGGACAAGGAACTAGATCCCATTGATTTGGTGAAGGATACAAAGCTTCCAGCTCTACGGAAGGACTTTACGGTCACCGAACTTCGCGAGTACGACGGAACCCGCGAGGATGGTCGCATTCTGGTGGCCATCAACTTTCATATCTACGATGTTTCGCGATCTGTGCACTATTATGGAAGAGATGGCGTTTATCCGAACTATGCCGGACGGGATATTTCCCGAAACTTGATCAATTTTTCGGTGGATTTCAGCCAGAGCGAGGCATTCGATGATCTGAGTGACCTCTCGATCAGCCAAATGAATACCTTGCGGGAGTGGGATCAGCAGTACAGTGAGAAATACCCTTTGGTTGGAAGACTTTTGAGCCCAGGAGAGCTTGCCATTAACTATAACGACGAGGAAGATGTGGAGTCGGAGCCAGAGGATCAGCAAGTGCATGAATAA
- the LOC108061099 gene encoding general transcription factor 3C polypeptide 1 isoform X1 has product MNASSGGSWINAIYDEVALEGLEGVTLPYLWELLARRLEFAPCPLPDRIREQAWTLLLRTPAHKIEFFELPAERPLMPHYDRRNDMDEQLGLPVVPEQCPYMLYPPAYVQEGHIKGNCNDFKTRKLIPSSDLQALSVEEASEKWAGRLVVVASQELRETALTPDNLMMPKNLPLPNYIFLEAIGRSRYNGHTTTGPWSLINYSKDTGILFYIKNKLINLQLIVSQNYSEINKGRFLASSLLMLPRFYRIYKNHSQENLEKLYMAIIRTTNRQVPVTEITELLGRPTNFKTKKLLVTHAFRKFFETTQVERQFPSLTKSGKQSKSTTRKVTVIQLRNPEMQLKDLYKNEDGEESPVSEFLDLGHCYLDMPPEEEVYRAVSRFGKRGLNSNELCHYTGINATSMRHFVKKAKKNGLIQEYSEQVGKSRQFRFVAVEHLGDLAKEEEVKKKELEIKCKEEPNITESTEVLLKDMPEIVVNARPVAFKIKKTRLGNQTQRLINRQKMIVRQIDQNCLVPLPRILRTIQETEHQAGFKDVLCRRSLMRLLLPMVENRIINVYETTLHYNQRVRVYRFAAHPKIGLDHAVMKREIVKLKSNFHLITEERISRPSQLPPKERKEMMARRKLVPERPSVVFKTQAPKLLLARTLHEFLFYLHHELPLNQKPLSMTPELVQQWQKSEPALQPRQFFDEWQAEEIKVQPFTEDIGWRTFIPPLPRYEDKPPGWLYFMDAMDRMPLSLFLRICRIERESNDELRLQLQHPIRQHYLLSQLNFESIVPRLKLQKLYVGTLRLLNNMGLIQVSEQKLGRDSLHRWVYMNQRTRLLDTTSSTEHNYMQVSADRTYIQLNFEFSSVEQLANYWAKLQHICIYTKLGYRKSLSTQRKLPARLKVLVFQPTVDFQQAVELDTGAVPGDHLGAAGLGSNLFAHQFRHWSWVQRQNGGKSMAARERTKKPVRKRAVITRLKIGPRVGVRKSREASTGKTVKKSGPRDDIDRDALRNMRTLRVKWAPEEDRLLKMGRAVYMFIDAPTVTLALCDLAVVCRDLIRRWLGICNKTTQACVRRVQFMVKMKRDIPDVPSWIYAMQTQPQFTTVYNDRFLSQLKRDYPSKTEFQAALMTHFALMMAKLQRMIAKSQGSVSRQFLLPDSLDSFANQLCRSAHEQQQLLFQDPATESDLQVAVAHGVLHSNICCAKDKTLLNLQTFEIYKHFSEETLNAAFNKARADSLVVAVKRRNIQSAASRQITGPGHLLSSKYKYRLTYTKLTHFLYDGYFALDQKLRKEQEHHLTSPHFAQLLVMGEWLAENRLSISLQLPANILTVDTSTMSRQSGCHSDRILDHYSCIFDNAPQTEYSKRLEGECSARQASRVRFHPANLSFRLPSSAYNQLSKLQLRSMHFFCSLDALGDSITISQARLEQGDCPFANCIMRSGNYLNAVERIAHEQRPILRQLVADALPSQQFQLESHPANTPFTVTTSNLLPFAQQLEAYWRRNQQAMDLKDLGRQLAERTLHKLTDWRSICAELLDDEPHAWEADRVQEYEPALNKEERARAQDVFVVHLPTIGMKVVEQPEGKQAIDSLRTKVLDKVLKTTYWQYTENTFETLRPKLHERGFDARAMRHMEDILNHIEQHTLGIQGLELRRIFPLGDFLLETLHLLADHNLIKRVGIVSVMYVHKNHIRNWVVHTFHIKRLEREKVQPMVAAAPGNLLAVVGHKRKLEAQEAGNSMPEKKIKLMEQQQQQSTGSESDEASGSAAKRPKRVTKKAAATEVASSTLEATRDAIAMRPQPWIRVNASLNRRVLDRWMGAVLSECISRIGCTVHSLFLRFTHMVPVDIMFLLELLHDLGCVQLMEMRPHKVHVESLLDDDDEDGDEQPVTELYDPLQTYVQVHGNAIGRLTNFIGLKKYSTEFI; this is encoded by the exons ATGAACGCAAGTTCCGGCGGATCCTGGATCAACGCCATCTACGATGAGGTGGCTCTGGAGGGCTTGGAGGGGGTGACATTGCCCT ATCTCTGGGAACTGCTGGCCAGGCGCCTGGAGTTTGCTCCTTGTCCTTTGCCCGATCGAATTCGGGAGCAGGCGTGGACCCTGCTGCTCCGGACTCCCGCGCACAAGATCGAGTTCTTTGAATTGCCGGCGGAGCGACCACTGATGCCCCACTATGATCGTCGCAACGACATGGACGAGCAGCTGGGATTGCCGGTGGTGCCGGAGCAGTGTCCCTACATGCTGTATCCACCCGCTTACGTGCAAGAGGGTCACATCAAGGGCAACTGCAACGACTTCAAGACCCGCAAGTTGATTCCTTCCAGCGATCTGCAGGCTCTCAGTGTCGAGGAAGCCAGCGAAAAGTGGGCTGGCCGGCTGGTAGTGGTGGCCTCGCAGGAACTTCGAGAGACCGCACTCACCCCGGATAACCTGATGATGCCCAAGAACCTGCCGCTGCCCAACTACATCTTCCTGGAGGCCATCGGAAGGTCGCGCTACAATGGACACACCACAACAGGACCTTGGTCGCTGATTAATTACAGCAAGGACACGGGAATTCTCTTCTACATCAA AAATAAGCTGATTAACCTGCAGCTAATCGTCTCGCAGAACTACAGCGAAATCAACAAGGGTCGCTTTTTGGCCTCTTCGCTGCTGATGCTGCCGCGCTTCTATCGGATCTACAAGAATCACTCGCAGGAGAACCTCGAGAAGCTATATATGGCTATAATACGGACCACTAACCGCCAAGTGCCGGTGACCGAAATAACCGAGCTGCTGGGCCGACCCACCAATTTCAAGACCAAGAAACTGCTCGTCACCCACGCCTTTCGCAAGTTCTTCGAGACCACGCAGGTGGAAAGGCAGTTCCCATCGCTTACCAAGTCGGGAAAGCAGTCCAAATCAACCACACGAAAGGTTACCGTGATACAGCTGCGAAATCCTGAGATGCAATTGAAGGACCTCTATAAAAACGAGGACGGCGAGGAGAGTCCTGTGTCTGAATTCTTGGATTTAGGACACTGCTACCTGGATATGCCGCCGGAGGAGGAGGTTTACCGCGCCGTCTCGCGATTCGGCAAGCGTGGCCTCAACAGCAACGAATTGTGCCACTACACGGGCATCAATGCCACCTCAATGCGGCATTTTGTCAAGAAAGCAAAGAAGAATGGCCTGATCCAGGAGTACTCGGAACAGGTGGGCAAGAGCCGGCAATTCCGCTTCGTGGCCGTCGAGCATTTGGGAGACCTGGCGAAGGAAGAGGAGGTCAAGAAGAAGGAGCTGGAGATCAAGTGCAAGGAGGAGCCA AACATCACCGAAAGCACTGAGGTTTTGCTGAAGGATATGCCTGAAATCGTGGTAAATGCTCGACCCGTGGCGTTCAAAATCAAGAAGACCCGACTGGGCAACCAAACACAGCGTCTGATTAACCGCCAGAAAATGATTGTACGCCAGATCGACCAGAACTGCCTGGTGCCGCTGCCCCGGATACTGAGAACCATTCAGGAAACGGAACACCAGGCTGGTTTTAAGGACGTTCTCTGCCGGCGCTCCTTGATGCGCCTGCTCCTTCCCATGGTGGAGAATCGTATTATAAATGTGTACGAGACCACGCTCCACTACAATCAGCGAGTAAGAGTCTATCGCTTTGCTGCCCATCCGAAAATCGGTCTGGATCACGCGGTCATGAAGCGCGAGATCGTCAAGCTGAAGAGCAACTTCCACTTGATCACCGAGGAGCGGATAAGCCGGCCATCCCAGCTGCCGCCCAAGGAGCGCAAGGAGATGATGGCCCGCCGCAAACTGGTGCCCGAGCGACCCAGTGTGGTGTTCAAAACACAGGCACCCAAACTTCTCTTGGCCAGAACGTTGCACGAGTTCCTCTTCTACCTTCACCACGAGTTGCCCCTCAATCAGAAGCCTCTTTCGATGACCCCTGAGCTCGTGCAGCAGTGGCAAAAGTCGGAGCCGGCGCTGCAACCACGTCAGTTCTTTGACGAGTGGCAGGCCGAGGAGATAAAGGTCCAACCCTTCACCGAGGACATAGGCTGGCGCACCTTTATACCACCGCTGCCTCGCTACGAGGACAAGCCACCTGGTTGGCTCTACTTCATGGACGCCATGGACCGAATGCCGCTCTCTTTATTTCTGCGCATCTGTCGCATAGAACGCGAATCCAACGACGAGCTGCGTCTGCAGCTTCAGCATCCCATTCGCCAGCACTACCTGCTTTCCCAGCTCAACTTTGAGTCCATTGTGCCGAGGTTAAAGTTGCAGAAGCTGTACGTGGGCACTTTGCGCTTGCTGAACAACATGGGTTTAATTCAG GTCAGCGAGCAGAAGCTGGGTCGCGACTCCCTGCACCGCTGGGTGTACATGAACCAACGCACCAGGCTGCTGGACACCACATCGAGCACCGAGCACAATTACATGCAAGTCAGCGCCGATCGCACGTACATACAGCTCAACTTTGAGTTCTCCAGCGTGGAGCAGCTCGCCAACTATTGGGCCAAGCTGCAGCACATCTGCATCTACACAAAGCTGGGTTACCGGAAGTCTTTGAGCACTCAGCGGAAGCTTCCGGCGCGCCTAAAGGTGCTAGTCTTCCAGCCCACCGTTGACTTCCAGCAGGCTGTGGAGCTGGACACTGGAGCGGTTCCTGGCGATCATCTGGGCGCCGCTGGACTGGGCTCCAATCTATTTGCCCACCAGTTCCGCCACTGGTCGTGGGTGCAGCGCCAGAATGGTGGAAAATCGATGGCAGCGAGGGAAAGGACTAAGAAGCCAGTGCGAAAACGGGCGGTAATTACGCGATTGAAAATTGGACCCCGTGTGGGAGTACGGAAATCGCGTGAGGCTTCCACCGGGAAGACTGTGAAGAAGTCCGGTCCGCGCGACGACATCGATCGAGATGCCCTGCGAAATATGCGCACATTGCGCGTCAAATGGGCTCCCGAGGAGGATCGCCTGCTCAAGATGGGCCGTGCCGTCTACATGTTCATCGATGCACCCACTGTTACCCTCGCCCTCTGCGACTTGGCCGTCGTCTGTCGCGATCTGATTCGCCGCTGGCTGGGCATCTGCAACAAGACCACCCAGGCGTGCGTGCGACGCGTTCAGTTCATGGTGAAGATGAAGCGCGACATTCCGGACGTGCCCAGTTGGATCTACGCGATGCAGACGCAGCCACAGTTCACCACGGTTTATAACGATCGTTTCCTCAGCCAGCTAAAGCGGGATTATCCCAGCAAGACAGAATTCCAGGCCGCGCTGATGACTCACTTTGCCCTGATGATGGCTAAATTACAACGGATGATCGCCAAGTCG CAAGGTTCTGTTAGCAGACAGTTTTTACTACCCGACTCCCTGGACTCCTTTGCCAACCAACTGTGTCGCTCGGCacacgagcagcagcagctgctcttCCAGGACCCAGCCACCGAATCGGATCTCCAGGTGGCCGTGGCCCACGGCGTGCTGCACAGCAACATCTGCTGTGCCAAGGACAAGACGCTGCTGAACCTGCAAACGTTCGAGATCTACAAGCATTTTTCCGAGGAGACGCTAAACGCGGCGTTTAACAAGGCTCGAGCGGATTCGCTGGTGGTGGCGGTGAAGCGTCGCAACATCCAGTCGGCGGCCAGTCGTCAGATCACCGGACCCGGCCACTTGCTCAGCTCCAAATACAAGTACCGGCTGACCTACACCAAGCTGACGCACTTCCTCTACGACGGCTACTTTGCGCTGGATCAGAAGTTGCGCAAGGAACAGGAACATCACTTGACCTCGCCGCATTTCGCACAACTTCTGGTGATGGGCGAGTGGCTGGCGGAGAATAGGTTGAGCATTTCACTGCAGCTTCCTGCAAATATCCTCACCGTGGATACCTCTACTATGAGCCGCCAGAGTGGCTGTCACTCGGATCGCATTCTCGATCACTACAGCTGCATCTTTGACAACGCTCCGCAGACCGAGTACTCCAAGCGGCTGGAGGGCGAGTGCAGTGCTCGCCAGGCGTCGCGCGTTCGCTTCCATCCCGCTAATCTCAGCTTCCGACTGCCCAGCAGTGCCTACAATCAGCTCTCCAAACTGCAGTTGCGCAGCATGCACTTCTTCTGTTCGCTGGATGCCTTGGGCGATTCGATCACCATAAGTCAGGCGCGTTTGGAGCAGGGCGACTGTCCCTTTGCCAACTGCATCATGCGTAGCGGCAACTATCTGAACGCTGTGGAGCGTATAGCCCACGAGCAGCGTCCCATTCTCCGCCAATTGGTTGCGGATGCCCTGCCCTCGCAGCAATTTCAGCTGGAATCGCATCCAGCGAACACGCCCTTCACGGTGACCACCTCGAATCTGCTTCCGTTTGCCCAGCAACTGGAGGCCTATTGGCGTCGCAATCAGCAGGCCATGGATCTCAAGGATTTGGGCAGGCAGCTGGCAGAGCGAACGCTGCACAAGCTCACCGATTGGCGTTCGATTTGCGCCGAGCTGCTCGACGACGAGCCGCATGCCTGGGAGGCGGATCGTGTCCAGGAGTACGAACCGGCGCTGAACAAGGAGGAGCGAGCCAGGGCGCAGGATGTGTTCGTGGTGCATTTGCCCACCATTGGCATGAAGGTCGTGGAGCAGCCAGAAGGCAAACAGGCCATCGACAGCCTGCGCACGAAGGTTCTGGACAAGGTGTTAAA GACAACCTACTGGCAGTATACGGAGAACACCTTTGAAACCCTGCGACCAAAACTCCATGAAAGGGGCTTTGATGCCCGGGCCATGCGCCACATGGAGGACATACTCAATCACATTGAGCAGCATACGCTGGGTATACAAGGACTAGAGTTGCGTAGGATCTTTCCCCTGGGCGACTTCCTTCTGGAAACCTTACATCTCCTCGCTGACCACAATCTCATCAAACGTGTGGGCATAGTTAGCGTGATGTACGTGCACAAAAACCACATACGCAACTGGGTGGTGCACACGTTTCACATTAAGCGATTGGAGCGTGAGAAGGTGCAGCCCATGGTGGCGGCGGCGCCGGGAAATCTTCTCGCCGTCGTTGGTCACAAGCGGAAACTTGAGGCCCAGGAGGCGGGCAACTCCATGCCCGAGAAGAAGATCAAACTgatggagcagcagcagcagcagagcacGGGAAGTGAGAGCGACGAGGCGAGTGGTTCTGCTGCCAAGCGTCCCAAAAGGGTTACGAAAAAGGCGGCCGCCACCGAGGTCGCTAGTTCCACGCTGGAGGCCACAAGGGATGCCATCGCCATGCGACCGCAGCCGTGGATCCGGGTGAATGCTTCGCTCAACCGACGCGTCCTCGATCGCTGGATGGGCGCAGTGCTGAGCGAATGCATCTCTCGCATCGGCTGCACGGTGCACAGCTTGTTCCTGCGCTTCACGCACATGGTGCCGGTGGATATCATGTTCTTGCTGGAGCTCCTGCACGATCTCGGTTGCGTGCAACTCATGGAGATGCGGCCGCACAAGGTGCACGTGGAATCCCTGCTGGACGATGATGACGAGGACGGTGATGAGCAGCCCGTTACGGAGCTCTATGATCCGTTGCAGACCTACGTTCAAGTGCATGGCAACGCAATCGGCCGGCTAACCAACTTTATTGGCCTCAAAAAATACAGCACTGAATTTATTTAG
- the LOC108061099 gene encoding general transcription factor 3C polypeptide 1 isoform X2, giving the protein MNASSGGSWINAIYDEVALEGLEGVTLPYLWELLARRLEFAPCPLPDRIREQAWTLLLRTPAHKIEFFELPAERPLMPHYDRRNDMDEQLGLPVVPEQCPYMLYPPAYVQEGHIKGNCNDFKTRKLIPSSDLQALSVEEASEKWAGRLVVVASQELRETALTPDNLMMPKNLPLPNYIFLEAIGRSRYNGHTTTGPWSLINYSKDTGILFYIKNKLINLQLIVSQNYSEINKGRFLASSLLMLPRFYRIYKNHSQENLEKLYMAIIRTTNRQVPVTEITELLGRPTNFKTKKLLVTHAFRKFFETTQVERQFPSLTKSGKQSKSTTRKVTVIQLRNPEMQLKDLYKNEDGEESPVSEFLDLGHCYLDMPPEEEVYRAVSRFGKRGLNSNELCHYTGINATSMRHFVKKAKKNGLIQEYSEQVGKSRQFRFVAVEHLGDLAKEEEVKKKELEIKCKEEPNITESTEVLLKDMPEIVVNARPVAFKIKKTRLGNQTQRLINRQKMIVRQIDQNCLVPLPRILRTIQETEHQAGFKDVLCRRSLMRLLLPMVENRIINVYETTLHYNQRVRVYRFAAHPKIGLDHAVMKREIVKLKSNFHLITEERISRPSQLPPKERKEMMARRKLVPERPSVVFKTQAPKLLLARTLHEFLFYLHHELPLNQKPLSMTPELVQQWQKSEPALQPRQFFDEWQAEEIKVQPFTEDIGWRTFIPPLPRYEDKPPGWLYFMDAMDRMPLSLFLRICRIERESNDELRLQLQHPIRQHYLLSQLNFESIVPRLKLQKLYVGTLRLLNNMGLIQVSEQKLGRDSLHRWVYMNQRTRLLDTTSSTEHNYMQVSADRTYIQLNFEFSSVEQLANYWAKLQHICIYTKLGYRKSLSTQRKLPARLKVLVFQPTVDFQQAVELDTGAVPGDHLGAAGLGSNLFAHQFRHWSWVQRQNGGKSMAARERTKKPVRKRAVITRLKIGPRVGVRKSREASTGKTVKKSGPRDDIDRDALRNMRTLRVKWAPEEDRLLKMGRAVYMFIDAPTVTLALCDLAVVCRDLIRRWLGICNKTTQACVRRVQFMVKMKRDIPDVPSWIYAMQTQPQFTTVYNDRFLSQLKRDYPSKTEFQAALMTHFALMMAKLQRMIAKSVLLADSFYYPTPWTPLPTNCVARHTSSSSCSSRTQPPNRISRWPWPTACCTATSAVPRTRRC; this is encoded by the exons ATGAACGCAAGTTCCGGCGGATCCTGGATCAACGCCATCTACGATGAGGTGGCTCTGGAGGGCTTGGAGGGGGTGACATTGCCCT ATCTCTGGGAACTGCTGGCCAGGCGCCTGGAGTTTGCTCCTTGTCCTTTGCCCGATCGAATTCGGGAGCAGGCGTGGACCCTGCTGCTCCGGACTCCCGCGCACAAGATCGAGTTCTTTGAATTGCCGGCGGAGCGACCACTGATGCCCCACTATGATCGTCGCAACGACATGGACGAGCAGCTGGGATTGCCGGTGGTGCCGGAGCAGTGTCCCTACATGCTGTATCCACCCGCTTACGTGCAAGAGGGTCACATCAAGGGCAACTGCAACGACTTCAAGACCCGCAAGTTGATTCCTTCCAGCGATCTGCAGGCTCTCAGTGTCGAGGAAGCCAGCGAAAAGTGGGCTGGCCGGCTGGTAGTGGTGGCCTCGCAGGAACTTCGAGAGACCGCACTCACCCCGGATAACCTGATGATGCCCAAGAACCTGCCGCTGCCCAACTACATCTTCCTGGAGGCCATCGGAAGGTCGCGCTACAATGGACACACCACAACAGGACCTTGGTCGCTGATTAATTACAGCAAGGACACGGGAATTCTCTTCTACATCAA AAATAAGCTGATTAACCTGCAGCTAATCGTCTCGCAGAACTACAGCGAAATCAACAAGGGTCGCTTTTTGGCCTCTTCGCTGCTGATGCTGCCGCGCTTCTATCGGATCTACAAGAATCACTCGCAGGAGAACCTCGAGAAGCTATATATGGCTATAATACGGACCACTAACCGCCAAGTGCCGGTGACCGAAATAACCGAGCTGCTGGGCCGACCCACCAATTTCAAGACCAAGAAACTGCTCGTCACCCACGCCTTTCGCAAGTTCTTCGAGACCACGCAGGTGGAAAGGCAGTTCCCATCGCTTACCAAGTCGGGAAAGCAGTCCAAATCAACCACACGAAAGGTTACCGTGATACAGCTGCGAAATCCTGAGATGCAATTGAAGGACCTCTATAAAAACGAGGACGGCGAGGAGAGTCCTGTGTCTGAATTCTTGGATTTAGGACACTGCTACCTGGATATGCCGCCGGAGGAGGAGGTTTACCGCGCCGTCTCGCGATTCGGCAAGCGTGGCCTCAACAGCAACGAATTGTGCCACTACACGGGCATCAATGCCACCTCAATGCGGCATTTTGTCAAGAAAGCAAAGAAGAATGGCCTGATCCAGGAGTACTCGGAACAGGTGGGCAAGAGCCGGCAATTCCGCTTCGTGGCCGTCGAGCATTTGGGAGACCTGGCGAAGGAAGAGGAGGTCAAGAAGAAGGAGCTGGAGATCAAGTGCAAGGAGGAGCCA AACATCACCGAAAGCACTGAGGTTTTGCTGAAGGATATGCCTGAAATCGTGGTAAATGCTCGACCCGTGGCGTTCAAAATCAAGAAGACCCGACTGGGCAACCAAACACAGCGTCTGATTAACCGCCAGAAAATGATTGTACGCCAGATCGACCAGAACTGCCTGGTGCCGCTGCCCCGGATACTGAGAACCATTCAGGAAACGGAACACCAGGCTGGTTTTAAGGACGTTCTCTGCCGGCGCTCCTTGATGCGCCTGCTCCTTCCCATGGTGGAGAATCGTATTATAAATGTGTACGAGACCACGCTCCACTACAATCAGCGAGTAAGAGTCTATCGCTTTGCTGCCCATCCGAAAATCGGTCTGGATCACGCGGTCATGAAGCGCGAGATCGTCAAGCTGAAGAGCAACTTCCACTTGATCACCGAGGAGCGGATAAGCCGGCCATCCCAGCTGCCGCCCAAGGAGCGCAAGGAGATGATGGCCCGCCGCAAACTGGTGCCCGAGCGACCCAGTGTGGTGTTCAAAACACAGGCACCCAAACTTCTCTTGGCCAGAACGTTGCACGAGTTCCTCTTCTACCTTCACCACGAGTTGCCCCTCAATCAGAAGCCTCTTTCGATGACCCCTGAGCTCGTGCAGCAGTGGCAAAAGTCGGAGCCGGCGCTGCAACCACGTCAGTTCTTTGACGAGTGGCAGGCCGAGGAGATAAAGGTCCAACCCTTCACCGAGGACATAGGCTGGCGCACCTTTATACCACCGCTGCCTCGCTACGAGGACAAGCCACCTGGTTGGCTCTACTTCATGGACGCCATGGACCGAATGCCGCTCTCTTTATTTCTGCGCATCTGTCGCATAGAACGCGAATCCAACGACGAGCTGCGTCTGCAGCTTCAGCATCCCATTCGCCAGCACTACCTGCTTTCCCAGCTCAACTTTGAGTCCATTGTGCCGAGGTTAAAGTTGCAGAAGCTGTACGTGGGCACTTTGCGCTTGCTGAACAACATGGGTTTAATTCAG GTCAGCGAGCAGAAGCTGGGTCGCGACTCCCTGCACCGCTGGGTGTACATGAACCAACGCACCAGGCTGCTGGACACCACATCGAGCACCGAGCACAATTACATGCAAGTCAGCGCCGATCGCACGTACATACAGCTCAACTTTGAGTTCTCCAGCGTGGAGCAGCTCGCCAACTATTGGGCCAAGCTGCAGCACATCTGCATCTACACAAAGCTGGGTTACCGGAAGTCTTTGAGCACTCAGCGGAAGCTTCCGGCGCGCCTAAAGGTGCTAGTCTTCCAGCCCACCGTTGACTTCCAGCAGGCTGTGGAGCTGGACACTGGAGCGGTTCCTGGCGATCATCTGGGCGCCGCTGGACTGGGCTCCAATCTATTTGCCCACCAGTTCCGCCACTGGTCGTGGGTGCAGCGCCAGAATGGTGGAAAATCGATGGCAGCGAGGGAAAGGACTAAGAAGCCAGTGCGAAAACGGGCGGTAATTACGCGATTGAAAATTGGACCCCGTGTGGGAGTACGGAAATCGCGTGAGGCTTCCACCGGGAAGACTGTGAAGAAGTCCGGTCCGCGCGACGACATCGATCGAGATGCCCTGCGAAATATGCGCACATTGCGCGTCAAATGGGCTCCCGAGGAGGATCGCCTGCTCAAGATGGGCCGTGCCGTCTACATGTTCATCGATGCACCCACTGTTACCCTCGCCCTCTGCGACTTGGCCGTCGTCTGTCGCGATCTGATTCGCCGCTGGCTGGGCATCTGCAACAAGACCACCCAGGCGTGCGTGCGACGCGTTCAGTTCATGGTGAAGATGAAGCGCGACATTCCGGACGTGCCCAGTTGGATCTACGCGATGCAGACGCAGCCACAGTTCACCACGGTTTATAACGATCGTTTCCTCAGCCAGCTAAAGCGGGATTATCCCAGCAAGACAGAATTCCAGGCCGCGCTGATGACTCACTTTGCCCTGATGATGGCTAAATTACAACGGATGATCGCCAAGTCG GTTCTGTTAGCAGACAGTTTTTACTACCCGACTCCCTGGACTCCTTTGCCAACCAACTGTGTCGCTCGGCacacgagcagcagcagctgctcttCCAGGACCCAGCCACCGAATCGGATCTCCAGGTGGCCGTGGCCCACGGCGTGCTGCACAGCAACATCTGCTGTGCCAAGGACAAGACGCTGCTGA